One genomic region from Bufo bufo chromosome 3, aBufBuf1.1, whole genome shotgun sequence encodes:
- the LOC120994535 gene encoding claudin-8-like — protein MDKGVLQLAGLVLGGIGLIGTCAVTGMPQWRVTAFIENNIIVFETLWEGLWMNCIRHANIRMQCKMYDSLLALTPDLQAGRALMCIAVILSFIAFLVAIIGMRCTNCAEDNEKSKKLILLVSGISFILSGVLVLIPVSWTANHIIRDFYNPLVNAAQKRELGEALYIGWATALCLVAGGGILCCVCSPTEQKYKYSLPPKSAASNVPRVGVAKKTSSLYSKSQYV, from the coding sequence ATGGATAAAGGGGTTCTGCAACTAGCCGGGCTGGTACTAGGAGGCATTGGCCTTATAGGCACTTGTGCAGTAACGGGCATGCCACAATGGAGGGTGACGGCTTTTATTGAGAACAATATCATAGTGTTTGAAACCCTCTGGGAAGGCCTATGGATGAACTGCATCCGACACGCCAACATACGAATGCAGTGCAAAATGTATGACTCTCTGCTGGCGCTTACACCGGATTTGCAAGCTGGTAGAGCATTGATGTGCATCGCTGTGATTTtatcatttattgccttcttgGTTGCCATAATTGGCATGAGATGCACCAACTGTGCAGAAGACAATGAGAAGTCCAAAAAGCTCATACTCCTAGTATCAGGAATTTCTTTCATCTTGTCCGGTGTCCTTGTCTTGATTCCAGTTTCCTGGACAGCGAATCATATCATCAGAGATTTCTACAACCCCTTGGTCAATGCGGCTCAGAAGAGGGAGCTTGGAGAAGCTCTCTACATTGGTTGGGCAACAGCGCTGTGTCTAGTGGCTGGTGGAGGCATTTTATGTTGCGTATGTTCCCCCACTGAGCAGAAGTACAAATATTCTCTACCCCCAAAATCAGCCGCGTCCAATGTCCCCCGAGTGGGGGTGGCAAAGAAGACTTCAAGTTTGTACTCAAAAAGCCAATACGTTTAG